A genomic segment from Methanolobus zinderi encodes:
- a CDS encoding mannose-1-phosphate guanylyltransferase/mannose-6-phosphate isomerase, whose protein sequence is MCIKSIILAGGSGTRLWPLSRELYPKQFLKIKGNSLFQDTVSRCLQISDISEIYVVTNEMHKYFVIGQVEELGHEIPDENILLEPEGKNTLPAICYGIKEIEKAHGNSVVGVFSSDHVLDNDAMKTISGAEKLTSDHLVTFGIVPTQPHTGYGYIKPGEELEVGRKVLEFREKPCLEDAERYIAEGCLWNSGMFLFDTDIFLEELKSLAPDVWNAFDGSSNIKEIYDRMPNISIDYGIMEKSSRVSVVELEHKWSDLGNFDALYAESEKDTNNSCTLACENVCVDSNNNFVYSKDNKLVSLIDIDDMIVVDTSDALLVCPRKSSEKVKSVVNTLKQRNDERVNIHDTVYRPWGSYTLLENSGGHKIKNIEVLPGKKLSLQLHHHRSEHWVVVKGMACVENDDQQFFLRQGESTYIRAGTKHRLSNPGKLPLEIIEVQLGEYVEEDDIVRFDDEYGRVK, encoded by the coding sequence ATGTGCATCAAATCAATAATTCTTGCAGGCGGATCCGGAACCCGCCTCTGGCCACTGAGCAGAGAACTGTATCCTAAACAATTCCTGAAGATAAAAGGAAACTCTCTTTTTCAGGATACCGTTTCAAGATGTCTGCAGATCTCGGACATATCGGAGATCTATGTAGTCACAAATGAAATGCACAAATATTTTGTTATAGGCCAGGTTGAGGAACTGGGTCATGAGATACCCGATGAGAACATTCTCCTTGAACCAGAAGGCAAAAACACACTCCCTGCAATCTGTTATGGCATAAAGGAAATTGAAAAGGCACATGGAAACTCCGTGGTAGGCGTTTTCTCTTCAGACCATGTACTGGATAATGATGCAATGAAAACAATATCAGGTGCAGAAAAACTTACTTCAGATCATCTTGTAACTTTTGGGATAGTACCCACTCAACCACATACAGGTTATGGATACATAAAGCCGGGAGAGGAACTTGAAGTTGGCAGAAAGGTCTTAGAATTCAGAGAAAAACCCTGTCTTGAAGATGCAGAGAGATACATTGCAGAGGGTTGTCTCTGGAACAGCGGGATGTTCCTTTTTGATACCGACATTTTTCTGGAGGAATTGAAGAGCCTGGCTCCAGATGTGTGGAATGCTTTTGACGGATCATCAAATATTAAAGAGATATATGACAGAATGCCTAACATCTCAATAGATTATGGAATCATGGAAAAATCCTCCAGAGTAAGTGTTGTGGAACTTGAGCACAAATGGAGCGATCTTGGTAACTTTGATGCACTCTATGCTGAATCCGAGAAGGATACCAATAACAGCTGTACTCTTGCATGTGAAAATGTCTGTGTCGATTCCAACAACAATTTTGTATATTCAAAGGACAACAAACTTGTTTCACTCATAGATATAGATGATATGATCGTTGTAGATACAAGCGACGCATTGCTTGTATGCCCTCGCAAGAGCAGTGAAAAGGTCAAAAGTGTTGTCAACACCCTCAAACAGAGAAACGATGAGCGCGTGAATATCCACGATACAGTTTACAGGCCATGGGGATCATACACATTGCTGGAGAACTCCGGTGGACACAAAATAAAGAACATTGAAGTCCTGCCCGGTAAAAAGCTGAGTCTGCAGCTGCACCACCACAGAAGTGAGCACTGGGTTGTGGTCAAAGGTATGGCATGTGTGGAAAATGATGATCAACAGTTCTTTTTAAGACAGGGAGAGAGTACTTATATCAGAGCCGGTACAAAGCACAGGCTTTCAAATCCCGGTAAACTGCCTCTGGAGATAATTGAGGTGCAACTGGGAGAGTATGTGGAAGAGGATGATATTGTCAGGTTTGATGATGAGTATGGGAGAGTTAAATAA
- a CDS encoding sugar phosphate nucleotidyltransferase: MKVIIPAAGTGTRLFPHTHTKPKPMVYIAGKPIIGHILDRMVDLEPEEVILVVGYHKEQLKSYVNKNYANIFNIRYVEQKNRLGLAHSVYVTQKHVVESDIMIALGDMIFKAGYREFHDKHIKNKKCAGSIGVREVDEPKKYGIVEFEQTTSCIKKLEEKPEKPASNLGIAGVYFIKDTPALFEVLENMIKKDMRSRGEYQLTDALQQMINQNCKLKIFEVSSWYDCGHAKSLLETNRVLLDEKENISLEYLSEDSVIIHPVAIGKNVKFTNSVIGPYASIAEGTVVENSIISNSVIGSRTCISNVNLQSSIVGDDANVIGKHNSLNIGDSSTIEF; the protein is encoded by the coding sequence ATGAAGGTCATCATTCCCGCTGCAGGTACAGGAACAAGATTATTCCCCCACACTCATACAAAACCAAAACCAATGGTGTATATAGCGGGTAAACCTATTATTGGCCATATTCTCGATAGAATGGTTGACCTTGAGCCTGAGGAAGTGATACTTGTTGTTGGATATCACAAAGAACAGTTAAAGTCATACGTGAACAAAAACTATGCCAATATTTTCAATATCAGATATGTCGAGCAAAAAAACAGACTTGGTCTAGCCCATTCGGTATATGTCACACAGAAGCATGTTGTTGAATCGGATATCATGATAGCCCTTGGAGACATGATATTCAAAGCCGGATATCGTGAATTCCATGACAAACATATTAAAAACAAAAAATGTGCAGGTTCGATAGGGGTACGGGAAGTGGATGAGCCTAAGAAGTATGGAATTGTAGAATTTGAGCAGACCACATCATGTATTAAAAAACTTGAGGAAAAGCCTGAAAAGCCTGCATCTAATTTGGGGATTGCGGGAGTATACTTTATTAAAGATACACCTGCACTATTCGAAGTCCTTGAGAATATGATCAAGAAAGATATGAGGTCTAGGGGAGAATACCAACTAACAGATGCTCTTCAGCAAATGATAAATCAGAACTGCAAATTGAAGATCTTCGAAGTTTCAAGCTGGTATGATTGCGGTCATGCTAAATCACTCCTTGAAACAAATCGGGTACTATTAGATGAAAAAGAAAACATAAGTTTAGAGTATCTAAGTGAGGATTCTGTGATAATACATCCTGTAGCTATTGGAAAAAATGTCAAGTTCACCAACTCGGTCATAGGACCTTATGCATCAATTGCAGAAGGTACTGTTGTAGAGAACTCTATTATATCAAACAGTGTTATAGGCTCAAGGACATGTATTTCAAATGTGAATTTACAGTCATCCATAGTAGGAGATGATGCAAATGTCATAGGAAAACACAACTCTTTAAACATAGGAGACTCATCTACTATTGAATTTTGA
- a CDS encoding UDP-glucuronic acid decarboxylase family protein, with product MKSIVTGGAGFLGSHLCDLLIEKGHEVICIDNLVTGDTRNLAHIESDKFKYIKHDVTKPIYFGDKIDFIFHLASPASPVDYLDLPIQTLKVGALGTYNMLGLAKEQGARLLVASTSEVYGDPLVNPQPETYWGNVNPIGPRGVYDEAKRYAEAITMAYHNHHGIDTRIVRIFNTYGPRMRAGDGRVVPNFINQALKGEDLTIYGDGSQTRSFCYVSDQIDGIYRLMMSNCSEPVNIGNPIEMSILEFAEEILRITGTDSKIIYESLPIDDPKVRRPDISRAEEVLGWKPKIDLTEGLKKTIDFFKSNIEPF from the coding sequence ATGAAATCAATTGTAACCGGCGGTGCAGGGTTTTTAGGGTCACACTTATGTGACCTATTAATTGAAAAGGGACACGAAGTAATTTGCATTGATAATCTGGTGACAGGCGATACGAGAAATCTTGCTCACATCGAATCTGATAAATTCAAGTATATCAAACATGACGTAACTAAGCCAATATATTTTGGCGATAAGATAGACTTCATATTTCATTTAGCAAGCCCTGCTTCTCCTGTTGATTACCTTGACTTACCAATTCAGACTTTGAAAGTCGGAGCATTAGGGACATATAACATGCTTGGACTTGCAAAGGAACAAGGTGCTAGATTACTGGTGGCTTCAACGTCTGAAGTATATGGTGATCCCCTTGTAAACCCACAACCTGAAACTTACTGGGGAAATGTGAACCCCATTGGACCAAGAGGAGTATATGATGAGGCAAAACGCTATGCTGAAGCTATTACCATGGCATACCATAATCACCATGGAATAGATACACGTATTGTGCGCATATTCAATACTTATGGTCCTCGTATGCGAGCAGGTGATGGAAGAGTAGTTCCTAATTTTATAAATCAGGCACTGAAAGGTGAAGATTTAACCATATACGGGGATGGAAGTCAGACACGCTCTTTTTGCTATGTATCAGATCAGATAGACGGAATATATAGATTGATGATGTCAAACTGCAGTGAACCTGTTAATATTGGAAATCCCATAGAGATGAGCATACTGGAGTTTGCAGAAGAGATATTGAGAATAACTGGTACTGATTCAAAGATAATATATGAGAGTCTTCCTATTGATGATCCAAAGGTCAGAAGACCTGACATTAGCAGAGCTGAAGAAGTTCTCGGGTGGAAACCAAAAATAGACCTGACAGAGGGATTAAAAAAAACAATTGATTTTTTCAAATCGAATATAGAACCATTTTAA
- the gmd gene encoding GDP-mannose 4,6-dehydratase, which yields MTKTALITGITGQDGAYLAELLLNKGYIVHGIKRRSSSFNTKRVNHLYKDPHERNVNFFMHYGDLTDSTNLIRIIQEVQPDEIYNLAAQSHVQVSFETPEYTANSDAIGTLRLLEAIRILGMENKTRFYQASTSELYGKVQEIPQSENTPFYPRSPYAAAKLYAYWITINYREAYNMFACNGILFNHESPIRGETFVTRKITMAVANIKRGVQEKLYLGNLDAKRDWGFAGDYVEAMWLMMQQDEPDDYVIATGETHSVRNFVELAFREVGIDIEWKGQGINEVGIDSSTDKVLIEIDPRYYRPTEVDLLIGNPRKAREKLGWKSGLSFEDLVKMMVEADMKIS from the coding sequence ATGACAAAAACTGCTTTGATCACCGGTATTACTGGGCAAGATGGTGCATATCTTGCAGAATTACTGCTTAACAAAGGATATATCGTGCATGGCATCAAAAGAAGATCATCTTCATTTAATACAAAAAGAGTGAACCACCTTTACAAGGACCCGCACGAAAGGAATGTCAACTTCTTCATGCACTATGGAGATCTCACCGATTCTACCAACCTGATTAGAATCATCCAAGAGGTGCAGCCTGATGAAATATACAATCTTGCTGCTCAGAGCCACGTGCAGGTTTCATTCGAGACGCCGGAGTACACTGCAAACTCCGATGCTATCGGAACTTTGAGACTTCTTGAAGCCATACGTATCCTAGGAATGGAAAATAAGACAAGGTTCTATCAGGCATCAACTAGTGAACTCTATGGTAAAGTCCAGGAAATACCTCAAAGTGAAAACACTCCATTCTACCCAAGAAGCCCATACGCGGCTGCAAAACTGTATGCCTATTGGATCACAATAAACTACCGTGAAGCATACAACATGTTTGCATGCAATGGAATTCTATTTAACCATGAGTCTCCAATTCGTGGTGAAACTTTTGTGACAAGAAAAATAACAATGGCAGTTGCAAATATCAAGAGAGGGGTCCAAGAGAAATTATACCTTGGGAATCTTGATGCAAAAAGAGATTGGGGGTTTGCAGGAGATTACGTTGAAGCCATGTGGCTCATGATGCAGCAGGATGAACCTGATGATTATGTGATAGCCACAGGCGAGACACATTCTGTAAGAAATTTTGTTGAACTTGCTTTCAGGGAAGTCGGGATTGACATAGAATGGAAAGGTCAAGGAATCAATGAGGTTGGAATAGATTCATCTACGGATAAGGTTCTGATCGAGATTGATCCAAGATACTACAGACCAACCGAAGTCGATCTATTGATAGGCAATCCGAGAAAAGCCCGGGAAAAGTTGGGATGGAAATCTGGTTTAAGCTTTGAAGATCTTGTAAAGATGATGGTTGAAGCGGATATGAAAATTTCATAG
- a CDS encoding flippase has product MGIEEIQRQSIISFGGQIVLTIIGFLSTIYFARTVGASVLGAYFLFMAYHNIIGMVTDGGIGGAAIKRISEGEEQNEYFSAALVLRLFVTLSILILIIELRDYFVDLDNAGIFLWLLAALALSMLKGPLYSGIAGCGKMGIHATGNYIGDISRILFQIMAIFLGYELAGLAGGFVVGIIVSITIALRFFDLHVTLFEWRHIKNLSTFSFWLFLTSSGILVYSYADRIMIGYYLENADVGIYQIAVQFAALASFSTIALRSTLWPKISRWGKEQKIGLIEKSLSKAINFSLTLAIPVMIGGILVGDKLLYGLYGPEFSEGYITLVLILIAQIMNVFQYLFNTYLGALDFQKMSFKATTIGAIGNVILNILLIPVIGIDGAALATLITLALNSILLKKYLSNIISIDIEYPSVINILIASGCMAVFLILYRLLGSTSSTSLIIVPVILGAIIYFFILIRIDANIKKELKEIAIQTHLPWPKWL; this is encoded by the coding sequence ATGGGTATTGAAGAAATACAAAGGCAAAGTATAATATCTTTCGGCGGTCAGATTGTACTTACGATAATTGGTTTTTTGAGCACAATCTATTTTGCACGCACAGTAGGCGCATCAGTCCTTGGTGCATATTTTCTTTTCATGGCCTATCATAACATCATTGGCATGGTTACTGATGGAGGGATTGGCGGTGCTGCAATAAAAAGGATCAGTGAGGGTGAAGAACAGAATGAATACTTTAGTGCGGCCCTTGTATTGCGCCTGTTTGTCACATTATCGATATTAATACTGATAATAGAACTTCGCGATTATTTTGTTGATCTGGACAATGCAGGTATTTTTTTGTGGCTTTTGGCGGCACTCGCATTATCGATGCTTAAAGGGCCACTGTATAGTGGCATAGCAGGTTGCGGAAAAATGGGGATTCATGCAACCGGAAATTACATCGGGGATATATCAAGGATTTTATTTCAGATAATGGCAATTTTCCTAGGATATGAGCTGGCCGGGTTGGCCGGTGGATTTGTTGTCGGGATTATTGTTTCGATAACAATTGCGTTACGTTTTTTTGACCTGCATGTTACTTTATTTGAGTGGAGACACATAAAAAACCTGTCAACATTTTCCTTCTGGTTATTTTTGACTTCCAGTGGGATACTGGTGTATTCTTATGCAGACAGAATTATGATCGGCTACTATCTTGAAAATGCGGACGTTGGTATTTACCAGATAGCAGTCCAGTTTGCTGCACTCGCATCATTTTCAACTATTGCACTTCGCTCGACCCTATGGCCAAAGATAAGTCGCTGGGGAAAAGAGCAAAAAATAGGACTAATTGAAAAATCACTTTCCAAAGCAATTAATTTCTCATTGACCTTGGCTATACCGGTAATGATAGGCGGGATTCTTGTAGGGGATAAATTACTTTACGGACTCTATGGACCCGAGTTTTCAGAAGGGTATATCACACTTGTATTGATTTTAATAGCTCAAATAATGAATGTATTCCAATATTTATTCAATACGTATCTTGGTGCACTGGATTTCCAGAAAATGTCTTTCAAAGCAACTACCATAGGTGCTATTGGAAATGTGATTTTGAACATCCTTTTAATCCCAGTGATAGGAATCGACGGAGCTGCATTAGCAACATTAATAACACTAGCTCTAAACTCCATATTATTAAAAAAATATTTATCAAATATTATATCGATTGATATAGAATATCCCAGTGTGATCAATATCCTGATAGCTTCCGGATGTATGGCAGTTTTCCTGATATTATACCGGCTTCTGGGAAGCACTTCAAGCACATCACTGATAATTGTTCCTGTAATCCTTGGTGCAATAATATACTTTTTCATTTTGATAAGAATTGATGCAAATATAAAAAAGGAACTAAAAGAAATTGCGATCCAGACTCATCTGCCATGGCCTAAGTGGCTCTAA
- a CDS encoding glycosyltransferase family 61 protein, translating into MDESSSKQYIVSKTKSLRQREKNQTLWKVLFILEQIIIGGKNRRIVTNTFIKKLKHFINLHRPSPYHPKGIIYSVEKWFENGIHPQMEGSWRKTIVPENKVFREKAKNINGRLDSPLDKWHGYHSYPPAYLCLLKNANIVNENGVVISYDNKVYSDFTYQIGKPIEKNDVFRSHIRKPENKMGCFATITSSESSGYFHWMLECLPRLKLIENYTDDIDFLIVPDNLKKFHIETLDLVGFPKEKLYRIKNGMNIQCENLFVPSLPIRDALMSTWVCDFLRESFVPEYIANPHRLIYISRKDALYRKIENEDEVEGYLKEKGFEILQMSKLSFKEQVRACAEAKIVIGPHGAGLTNIVFCRNAKILELFSPSYLGGFSILANHGRNEYWYLLGDDTPGNSPPSWRNFRIDIKDLDLTLNNMLKE; encoded by the coding sequence ATGGATGAGTCTTCTTCAAAACAGTATATAGTTAGCAAAACAAAATCTCTACGTCAAAGAGAGAAAAACCAAACACTGTGGAAAGTATTGTTTATCTTAGAACAAATTATCATCGGTGGTAAAAACCGAAGAATTGTAACAAATACATTCATTAAAAAACTTAAACATTTCATAAATCTTCACCGCCCATCTCCTTATCATCCAAAGGGGATAATATACTCTGTAGAGAAATGGTTTGAAAATGGGATTCACCCACAAATGGAGGGAAGCTGGAGAAAAACGATTGTTCCTGAAAATAAAGTGTTCAGAGAAAAGGCCAAAAACATAAATGGAAGGTTAGATTCTCCTCTTGACAAATGGCATGGATACCACTCATATCCACCAGCTTATCTTTGCTTGCTTAAAAATGCAAATATAGTCAATGAGAATGGAGTGGTGATATCTTATGATAATAAAGTTTATTCGGATTTTACCTATCAGATAGGTAAACCAATAGAAAAAAATGATGTATTCAGATCCCATATTAGAAAACCTGAAAATAAAATGGGTTGTTTCGCAACCATTACGTCTTCTGAAAGTTCAGGTTATTTCCACTGGATGCTGGAATGTTTGCCTCGACTAAAATTAATTGAGAACTATACTGATGATATTGATTTTTTGATAGTTCCTGATAACTTGAAAAAATTCCATATTGAAACACTTGATCTTGTGGGATTCCCGAAAGAAAAATTATATCGCATCAAGAATGGTATGAACATTCAATGTGAAAATCTCTTTGTACCCTCACTACCAATAAGAGACGCACTTATGTCAACATGGGTCTGCGACTTTCTGAGAGAATCTTTTGTTCCAGAATACATAGCAAATCCACATCGGTTGATATATATATCCAGAAAAGATGCACTTTACAGAAAAATAGAAAATGAAGACGAAGTTGAAGGTTATCTCAAAGAAAAAGGATTCGAAATACTCCAAATGTCAAAGCTTTCTTTTAAGGAACAAGTTAGAGCCTGTGCAGAAGCGAAGATTGTAATCGGACCTCATGGAGCTGGACTGACAAACATAGTATTCTGCAGAAATGCTAAAATCCTTGAGCTCTTTTCCCCTTCTTACCTTGGAGGGTTTTCTATACTTGCTAACCATGGAAGAAATGAATATTGGTATCTTTTAGGTGATGATACTCCCGGCAATTCGCCTCCCTCATGGAGAAATTTCAGGATTGACATCAAAGACCTGGATTTAACATTAAACAATATGCTAAAAGAATGA
- a CDS encoding FkbM family methyltransferase yields MIIKNKSLKYNIAKKLYHLSVKIDNSGNSNFETNGEKRFIRNLFEDLKNRDSLILLDVGGNIGDYTQMLFENAIKLNGTFQIHVFEPTRYCYSMLSKRFRDKRILLNNTACSNINRSAEIYYDPEGSGLASMYNRNLKAIGNELKIKEMVKTQRLDDYIKKCNIDHIDFIKVDVEGHEKAVFEGIGDFLNPNFVDYIQFEYGGASLDSMTSLMNLYEILESKGFIVAKILPDSLHIREYSAFLDNFEYSNYVAISKRLI; encoded by the coding sequence ATGATAATAAAAAATAAATCTCTAAAGTATAATATTGCGAAGAAACTTTATCATTTATCGGTTAAAATTGATAACTCAGGTAATAGCAACTTTGAAACAAATGGTGAAAAAAGGTTTATAAGAAATCTTTTTGAAGATTTGAAGAATAGAGATTCGCTGATTCTATTAGATGTTGGTGGAAATATTGGCGATTATACACAAATGTTATTTGAAAATGCAATTAAATTAAATGGAACTTTCCAAATACATGTTTTTGAACCAACTAGATATTGTTATTCCATGCTATCAAAAAGATTTCGAGATAAAAGAATATTATTAAATAACACTGCATGTTCAAACATAAATCGATCTGCAGAAATATATTATGATCCTGAAGGAAGTGGTTTGGCATCAATGTATAATCGCAATTTGAAAGCAATCGGAAATGAACTTAAAATAAAAGAAATGGTAAAAACCCAGAGATTAGATGATTACATAAAAAAGTGTAATATTGATCATATTGACTTCATTAAAGTGGATGTTGAAGGACATGAGAAAGCTGTATTTGAAGGAATTGGAGATTTTTTGAATCCTAATTTTGTTGATTATATTCAATTTGAGTATGGAGGAGCAAGCCTTGACAGTATGACTTCCCTTATGAACCTTTATGAAATTTTAGAGTCCAAAGGATTTATAGTAGCAAAAATATTGCCTGATTCGCTTCATATCAGGGAGTACTCAGCATTTTTAGATAATTTTGAATATTCAAATTATGTAGCTATTTCTAAGAGACTAATCTAG
- a CDS encoding glycosyltransferase family 4 protein, whose product MKVLHYISDFSLPSETFIYDLINNLEKSNNSQNWIITHRRHLEHERPFEKTIIIKTHLFNKILHKVGDYHGYKMNKHEEVHDVINAIQPNIIHSHFGPNGIRMNNLLINYGFNIPQVVSFHGMDVNTLPHYRRGYLKYIQSLGEQNNVYFTSPSYFLMNKIIKLGIPPNKIFLLKNSFNPSFLENKKTNYFRHGDVFKILNVGRLETVKGQIYLIEAFSIFSNHYPNSKLTIIGQGSLEQKLKQKAKVLGVENKIIFLGRVPHQKMPKIIADHDLYVQPSIVNEKGEEESFSVSTLEAMAIGLPVIASKVGGLQELVKNNGGSLVNPENSEELANEMCAIEKKISKSIYENNRNKVIELYSPERITDDMISIYTEILQKHNSNHVYQNI is encoded by the coding sequence ATGAAAGTACTTCACTACATTAGTGACTTTTCTCTTCCTTCCGAGACCTTCATTTATGATTTAATCAATAACCTAGAGAAATCGAACAACTCCCAAAATTGGATTATAACTCATCGTAGACATTTAGAACATGAAAGGCCCTTTGAAAAGACAATTATCATTAAAACACATCTTTTCAACAAAATATTACATAAAGTGGGAGATTACCATGGGTATAAAATGAATAAGCATGAAGAAGTACATGATGTGATAAATGCTATTCAACCCAATATAATACATTCTCATTTTGGACCGAATGGCATACGCATGAATAATCTACTCATAAATTATGGATTTAATATCCCTCAGGTTGTATCTTTTCACGGTATGGATGTTAATACTTTACCTCATTACAGGCGAGGATATCTGAAATATATTCAAAGTCTTGGGGAACAAAATAATGTTTATTTCACGTCACCGTCTTATTTTTTAATGAATAAGATAATAAAACTTGGGATACCACCAAACAAAATATTTTTGCTGAAAAACTCATTTAACCCTTCTTTTTTGGAAAACAAGAAAACAAACTATTTCCGACATGGCGATGTCTTTAAGATTCTCAATGTCGGAAGGCTTGAAACTGTGAAAGGTCAAATATACCTCATAGAAGCATTTTCAATATTCTCAAATCATTACCCGAATAGCAAATTAACAATAATCGGGCAAGGTTCTTTAGAACAAAAATTAAAACAAAAAGCCAAAGTTCTTGGAGTAGAAAATAAGATTATCTTTTTGGGTAGAGTTCCACACCAAAAGATGCCAAAAATTATAGCTGATCACGATTTATATGTGCAACCTTCGATTGTGAACGAAAAAGGAGAAGAAGAAAGTTTTTCGGTTTCTACCCTTGAAGCAATGGCAATTGGTTTGCCCGTTATTGCCTCCAAAGTAGGTGGTCTTCAAGAATTAGTTAAAAATAACGGTGGATCTTTAGTAAATCCTGAAAATAGTGAAGAACTTGCAAATGAAATGTGTGCAATTGAAAAGAAAATCTCCAAATCAATTTACGAAAATAACAGAAACAAAGTGATTGAATTATATTCCCCTGAAAGAATAACCGACGATATGATAAGCATATACACTGAAATATTACAAAAACACAATTCAAACCACGTTTATCAAAATATTTAG
- a CDS encoding glycosyltransferase yields MKIFVHVTASAIDKMQNNKIFTGEKNYHEMLYALLSWGSASLMGIEKEKLGNEYFVSISNSKYLQNMWTEEQSIELKHNTDWQTDILKKQIEIFDPDILYTVNPSWIGKNIDKLPDIRVFAAWRAAPIRSKEDYSCFDVGLSYAPIYMDLMKKHGISNVEHMDFSFDPEVKKRLDQMDLEKQNDICFVGRYGKMFNHRNKLLYDVYRKFKDNNSIAYHLLTEKRFCGLIPQLPWRMLNAVNEPVFLNELLEVFARSKIVINCHSDIAGQHKGNMRVFEALGTGSFMLSDKGIYPEFLKDGEDFISYENTDDLLDKIEYYLKNEDEREEIAKHGYETICKYYSTEAGSKKLRSIFEDYL; encoded by the coding sequence GTGAAAATATTTGTCCACGTAACAGCATCAGCCATAGATAAGATGCAAAATAACAAGATATTCACCGGAGAAAAGAATTATCATGAAATGTTGTATGCTTTGCTTAGCTGGGGATCTGCATCCCTCATGGGTATAGAAAAAGAGAAATTAGGGAATGAATATTTTGTATCTATTTCAAATTCCAAATATCTCCAGAATATGTGGACAGAAGAGCAAAGCATAGAATTAAAGCACAATACAGATTGGCAAACAGATATTTTGAAAAAACAAATCGAAATTTTTGATCCAGATATTTTATATACTGTTAATCCATCCTGGATCGGCAAAAATATCGATAAACTCCCAGATATAAGAGTCTTCGCAGCATGGAGAGCGGCTCCTATAAGAAGCAAAGAAGATTATTCATGCTTTGATGTAGGTCTATCATACGCACCAATTTATATGGACCTGATGAAAAAGCATGGAATCTCTAATGTAGAACACATGGATTTTTCATTTGACCCGGAAGTAAAAAAACGTCTCGATCAAATGGACTTGGAAAAACAGAATGATATCTGTTTTGTTGGAAGATATGGTAAGATGTTCAATCATCGGAATAAGCTACTCTATGATGTTTATCGCAAATTTAAGGATAACAATTCAATTGCATACCATCTACTCACCGAAAAAAGGTTTTGTGGGCTTATACCGCAGTTACCATGGAGAATGCTAAATGCCGTTAATGAGCCCGTTTTTTTGAATGAGCTGCTTGAAGTATTTGCCAGATCAAAAATTGTAATAAATTGCCATAGTGACATAGCAGGTCAACACAAAGGTAATATGCGAGTATTTGAAGCATTAGGAACTGGATCCTTCATGCTTTCAGACAAAGGGATTTATCCAGAATTCCTTAAAGACGGAGAGGATTTTATCAGTTATGAAAATACCGATGATCTTTTAGATAAAATTGAATACTATCTTAAGAATGAAGACGAAAGAGAAGAGATAGCCAAACATGGTTATGAAACGATCTGCAAGTATTATTCCACTGAAGCTGGAAGTAAGAAGCTTAGATCAATATTCGAGGATTATTTGTGA